The DNA sequence TAAGGATACGTTAATCAGACCTGATCAGTGAAGTATACGTTAATCAGACCTGATCAGTGAAGTATACATTAATCAGACCTGATCAGTGAAGTATACGTTAATCAGACCTGATCAGTGAAGTATACGTTAATCAGACCTGATCAGTGAAGTATACGTTAATCAGACCTGATCAGTGAAGTATACATTAATCAGGTATTTAAATGAAAATATTCTATGCTTTCGCGGTTTGCTACGATGGTATCATGCAGCTGTACTAATTTGATCACATAGATCAGTGGTGAAATCCATTCAGGAGTATTCACAACCAGTAGTTTAGTTTGGATAACCATTATTAGAGAGTTATTACTTGTTATGGCACCAAGAGTAGATAATCATTGGTCTATGCACTGAGTATGATCATTCATACACATGCAACTCATGTATGTACGGACGGATCAAAGAAGACTTTTAAGTCAATAGATAATACTAACAATTCCTAAGTTTTCTCAATAGATAAACTCAGTTacataagaaagaaataatagACACATGTTGCCAAATAGCCCGAGGCTCAAAAAAACTTAGATGATGGATCTATAATCATTTATTCATCAACGAAAGTAAAAATGATTCGTAAATCAAGTCAACATGATCATGTTCGTGCGTTGTCTGCTTGGTCATAAGGTCGTGTCAACACCTGGTATGAAGTCTGACGCTCTCTGAGCAAAGCCTTGTCACTGCTTTCtatagagagtggatgtggacATTCTTCGAAGACAGTGGTGGTCTTCTGTGTTGTATAAACTAGAGATCAAATCGTCCATGACAGGTGCTCTACACACTCAGACCAGGTAGCAGGAGACAGCGGGAGTGTGGCTGCTGGACGCCACTAGTACACACGGTAGGAGACAGCGTGATTTGGGTTGTTTTCAACACGGAGGACCTCAGCGTCAAGTGGAGCAGCAGGGGCGGCGGAGGCGTAGGTGAGGGCGGGGAGACCAGCGTAGGGCGTGAAGCCTGGGGCGGCGGCGTAGGCGGGGAAACCAGCACTGTAGGGAAGAGCGGAGCCCATCATGGCAGGGTGGGGGAAGTTCATGTGAGAAGAGAAGCCATAAGGAAAGCGGAGGAAAGGGGTGGCGTTGGGGGCGACCATAAGGGAACGCTTCTGGCGAGTGCCAGCTGTGGCCTCACTGTGAGCTGCCTGGTGGGCGGCCCTAGCGGCGGCGACCTCGGGAGTGTACTCGGGGACAGCTGGGGCGGGAGCCTCAGGCAGGTTGGTGCCGGACACACGGTAGCCCAGGGCATCGGCTACGTAGTGCTGGGTCTGCACCTTACCGTCGGCGTCCAGGTAGTTGTATGAGCCACGCACATTGCCGAAGGCGTCACGCATCTCAGCACGAGCGTTGAAACCAGCGTTGTAGCCGAAGGAATACTGACCAAATTCGTTCTGAGCACCATACTGGGAGTAGATAGGTGCCATAGAGGCGAAGGGAGCCATGTTGTAAGCCATGGATGCGGGAGTCATAGCCTTCATGGTGGGTTGATGCATGAGTGGCATACCACTCCTGTAAAATGAGTGGAGACCGGGGTACGCACCATAGAGTCCTGGATACAGTGGCAGCTGGGCCACGCTGCACGCAGCAACGGCCGCAAGAGTAAACACTGTCTGTAATGGTAAGAAATTATTTCGCACCTTCTCTCTTACGGTTGTGTATGTTAATCTTATAAAGTTCATTGATGTACGTCtgctcagtcatatatatatatatatatatatatatatatatatatatatatatatatatatatatatatatatatatatatatatatatatatatacatatatatatatatatatatatatatatagatagatagatactgaatATTAGTAAAATGATAGGGAACTCACCAGAGCGTTCATGTTGacacaggagggaggagctgtCTGCTGGTGGCCACCGTGACCACGTCTTATATACCAGCGGGGGCATCCTGACCGGCCTACCTGGacggtagaaaaaaaagatgtatataaaaaGAAGTATGGGTGTGGTCCGCCGGTATccacatatgtatggaaatatCGTATTccacccctcaacacacacacacacacacacacacacccacacacacacactatactagGGATAACTTATGTTTACTTATGACTGACGAACTTTACAAGAAGAGCAGATCTTAAAGTATAAGACATGGCTCTCATTTACTGTGTAGAATGTATTCTGAAATTTATTCTAGTCCTCAGAGGTCTATTTTCATGGTGAGGAGGCTTATACCACAGGGAGATGACTGGCGTTAAGGCTCCAACAGAAGCAACCAAGCACAGACAGAGAGCTGGTGTTAAGGCTCTAACAAAAGCaaccagacacagacagagagctgGCGTCAAAGCTCCAACAGAAGCAACCAGGCACAGATAGAGAGCTGGTGTTAAGGCTCCAACAGAAGCAACCAAGCACAGACAGAGAGCTGGCGTCAAGGCTCCAACAGAAG is a window from the Panulirus ornatus isolate Po-2019 chromosome 32, ASM3632096v1, whole genome shotgun sequence genome containing:
- the LOC139758937 gene encoding uncharacterized protein, whose product is MNFIRLTYTTVREKVRNNFLPLQTVFTLAAVAACSVAQLPLYPGLYGAYPGLHSFYRSGMPLMHQPTMKAMTPASMAYNMAPFASMAPIYSQYGAQNEFGQYSFGYNAGFNARAEMRDAFGNVRGSYNYLDADGKVQTQHYVADALGYRVSGTNLPEAPAPAVPEYTPEVAAARAAHQAAHSEATAGTRQKRSLMVAPNATPFLRFPYGFSSHMNFPHPAMMGSALPYSAGFPAYAAAPGFTPYAGLPALTYASAAPAAPLDAEVLRVENNPNHAVSYRVY